From the Pseudomonas sp. SORT22 genome, one window contains:
- the ubiD gene encoding 4-hydroxy-3-polyprenylbenzoate decarboxylase, giving the protein MQYRDLRDFIRGLEQRGELKRIQVPISPVLEMTEVCDRTLRAKGPALLFEKPTGFDIPVLGNLFGTPERVAMGMGAESVSELREIGKLLAFLKEPEPPKGLKDAWSKLPIFKKVVSMAPKVVKDAACHEVVIEGDDVDLGLLPVQHCWPGDVAPLITWGLTVTRGPNKDRQNLGIYRQQVIGRNKVIMRWLSHRGGALDYREWCEKHPGQPFPVAVALGADPATILGAVTPVPDTLSEYAFAGLLRGNRTELVKCRGNDLQVPATAEIILEGVIHPGEMAPEGPYGDHTGYYNEVDSFPVFTVERITHRSKPIYHSTYTGRPPDEPAILGVALNEVFVPILQKQFPEITDFYLPPEGCSYRMAVVTMKKQYPGHAKRVMLGVWSFLRQFMYTKFVIVTDDDINARDWNDVIWAITTRMDPKRDTVMIDNTPIDYLDFASPVSGLGSKMGLDATHKWPGETTREWGRVIVKDEAVTRRIDELWNQLGID; this is encoded by the coding sequence ATGCAGTATCGCGATTTGCGCGACTTTATCCGTGGCCTGGAACAGCGCGGCGAACTCAAGCGCATCCAGGTGCCGATCTCTCCAGTCCTGGAAATGACCGAAGTCTGCGACCGCACCCTGCGCGCCAAAGGCCCGGCCCTGCTGTTCGAAAAACCTACCGGCTTCGACATCCCGGTGCTGGGCAACCTGTTCGGTACCCCGGAGCGGGTGGCCATGGGCATGGGCGCCGAGTCGGTCAGCGAGCTGCGTGAAATCGGCAAGCTGCTGGCCTTTCTCAAGGAGCCCGAGCCGCCGAAAGGCCTCAAGGACGCCTGGTCGAAGCTGCCGATCTTCAAGAAGGTCGTGTCCATGGCGCCGAAGGTGGTCAAGGACGCGGCATGCCACGAAGTGGTCATCGAAGGTGATGATGTCGACCTCGGCCTGCTGCCGGTGCAGCACTGCTGGCCGGGCGACGTTGCGCCGCTGATCACCTGGGGCCTGACAGTGACCCGCGGGCCGAACAAGGACCGCCAGAACCTCGGCATCTACCGTCAACAGGTGATTGGCCGCAACAAGGTCATCATGCGCTGGTTGAGCCATCGCGGCGGCGCCCTGGACTATCGCGAATGGTGCGAGAAGCACCCGGGTCAGCCGTTCCCGGTGGCGGTGGCCCTGGGCGCCGACCCGGCGACCATCCTTGGTGCCGTGACGCCGGTGCCCGATACCCTCTCCGAGTACGCCTTCGCCGGCCTGTTGCGCGGCAACCGTACCGAGCTGGTCAAGTGCCGTGGCAACGACCTGCAGGTGCCGGCCACCGCCGAAATCATTCTCGAAGGCGTGATCCATCCGGGTGAAATGGCCCCGGAAGGCCCGTACGGCGACCACACCGGCTACTACAACGAAGTCGACAGCTTCCCGGTGTTCACTGTCGAGCGCATCACACACCGCAGCAAGCCGATCTATCACAGCACCTACACCGGCCGTCCGCCGGATGAGCCGGCGATTCTCGGCGTGGCGCTGAACGAAGTATTCGTGCCGATCCTGCAAAAGCAGTTCCCGGAGATCACCGACTTCTACCTGCCGCCGGAAGGCTGCTCGTACCGCATGGCGGTGGTGACCATGAAAAAGCAGTACCCAGGACACGCCAAGCGCGTGATGCTGGGTGTCTGGTCGTTTTTGCGACAGTTCATGTACACCAAGTTCGTTATCGTCACGGACGACGATATCAACGCGCGTGACTGGAACGACGTGATCTGGGCGATTACCACGCGCATGGACCCCAAGCGCGACACGGTAATGATCGACAACACCCCGATTGACTACCTGGACTTCGCTTCGCCGGTGTCCGGTTTGGGGTCGAAGATGGGCCTGGATGCGACGCACAAGTGGCCGGGTGAAACCACCCGCGAGTGGGGACGGGTCATCGTCAAGGACGAAGCCGTCACCCGGCGGATCGATGAGCTGTGGAACCAGTTGGGAATAGACTAA
- a CDS encoding CDP-6-deoxy-delta-3,4-glucoseen reductase, whose amino-acid sequence MQVTLQPSGAVLALKPGERILDAARRLGYDCPQSCRNGNCHVCAALLVEGRVRQDGVERDHGELFTCIAEPLEDCVLLWDGVLALGELPVRTLACQLSECVEVGGDVWRVRLRAPAGKPPRYHAGQYLMIERDSGDKAAFSLASAPHSGRDLELHVLARENSALELIAQLRRNGMARLQMPFGDTHLAELPDGPLVLIAAGTGMAQMHSLIEHCRASGFKHPVHLYWGVRLPDDFYQIEHWAEWESLPNLFLHKVVSDLCGWEGRCGLLHEAVCEDISDLAGVHVYASGSPNMIYATLDALVDAGMDAHQMRADVFAYAPRN is encoded by the coding sequence ATGCAGGTAACCTTGCAGCCGTCCGGGGCCGTGTTGGCGCTCAAGCCCGGAGAAAGGATTCTGGATGCGGCGCGACGCCTGGGCTACGACTGCCCGCAAAGCTGTCGCAATGGCAACTGCCATGTCTGCGCCGCGCTGCTGGTCGAGGGCCGGGTGCGTCAGGATGGCGTCGAGCGTGATCACGGCGAGCTGTTCACCTGCATCGCCGAGCCACTGGAGGATTGCGTCTTGTTGTGGGATGGCGTGCTGGCCCTGGGCGAGCTGCCGGTACGGACCCTGGCCTGTCAGCTCAGCGAGTGTGTCGAAGTCGGCGGCGACGTCTGGCGCGTGCGCCTGCGGGCGCCTGCCGGCAAGCCACCGCGCTACCATGCTGGCCAGTACCTGATGATCGAGCGAGACAGCGGCGACAAGGCTGCCTTCTCGCTGGCCTCGGCGCCGCACAGTGGCCGCGACCTCGAGCTGCATGTACTGGCCCGCGAGAACAGTGCCCTGGAGCTGATCGCTCAGTTGCGGCGCAACGGCATGGCGCGGCTGCAGATGCCCTTTGGTGACACCCACCTGGCCGAATTGCCGGACGGCCCGCTGGTGCTGATCGCGGCCGGCACCGGCATGGCGCAGATGCACAGCCTGATCGAACATTGCCGGGCCAGCGGCTTCAAGCACCCGGTGCACCTGTACTGGGGCGTGCGCCTGCCGGACGACTTCTACCAGATCGAGCACTGGGCCGAGTGGGAGAGTCTGCCCAACCTGTTCCTGCACAAGGTGGTCAGCGACCTGTGCGGCTGGGAAGGGCGCTGCGGCCTGTTGCACGAGGCGGTATGCGAAGACATCAGTGACCTGGCCGGCGTGCATGTGTACGCCAGCGGTTCGCCAAACATGATCTACGCCACCCTCGACGCACTGGTCGACGCCGGCATGGATGCGCATCAAATGCGCGCCGATGTATTCGCTTATGCCCCGCGCAATTGA
- a CDS encoding gamma-glutamylcyclotransferase, protein MSAIETVSLNVAYPPLLDFGEQLTREQLVHSVQHTMSRHQGGPVWLFAYGSLIWRPECNAAERRRARVHGYHRGLYLWSHEHRGTPECPGLVFGLDRGGSCSGFAYRLPDDCLEDSLLALWQREMPYPAYRPHWLNCRLEDGSKVQALGFVLERHLPCYAGNLPDTLLSQIFANAKGRYGSTRDYVEQTLNALRSHAMPDRNLEARFRRCHSR, encoded by the coding sequence ATGTCGGCGATCGAAACGGTATCTTTGAATGTGGCCTATCCGCCGTTGCTTGATTTCGGCGAACAGTTAACTCGCGAGCAACTTGTGCATTCAGTTCAACACACCATGTCCCGGCACCAGGGTGGCCCGGTATGGTTGTTTGCCTACGGCTCATTGATCTGGCGCCCGGAGTGCAATGCCGCCGAACGGCGACGGGCACGGGTGCACGGCTATCATCGCGGGCTGTATTTGTGGTCCCACGAGCACCGCGGCACGCCGGAATGCCCCGGGCTGGTATTCGGTCTTGATCGTGGTGGTTCATGCAGCGGTTTTGCCTACCGCCTGCCGGACGACTGCCTGGAAGATTCGTTGCTGGCCTTGTGGCAACGAGAAATGCCTTACCCTGCGTACCGCCCGCACTGGCTCAATTGCCGGCTTGAGGACGGCAGCAAGGTCCAGGCCCTGGGGTTTGTGTTGGAGCGGCATTTGCCATGCTATGCCGGCAACCTGCCGGACACCTTGCTCAGCCAGATATTTGCCAATGCCAAGGGCCGTTACGGCAGCACCCGCGATTATGTCGAGCAGACCCTCAATGCCTTGCGCAGCCATGCCATGCCCGATCGCAACCTGGAGGCGCGTTTTCGGCGCTGCCATTCCAGGTAG
- a CDS encoding NADPH:quinone oxidoreductase family protein, with protein sequence MKAVLCKALGPAQNLVLEEVASPVPKKNEILLDVQAAGVNFPDTLIIEGKYQFQPPLPFSPGGEAAGVVSAVGEKAGNLKIGDRVMALTGWGSFAEQVAVPAYNVLPIPAQMDFTTAAAFGMTYGTSMHALSQRGQLKAGETLLVLGASGGVGLAAVEIGKAMGARVIAAASSAEKLAVAKAAGADELINYSETSLKDEIKRLTGGNGADVIYDPVGGDLFDQAVRGIAWNGRLLVVGFASGRIPELPVNLALLKGAAVLGVFWGAFAQRQPADNAANFQQLFAWFAEGKLKPLVSQTFPLAEAGAAIEMLGQRKAVGKLVVTMA encoded by the coding sequence ATGAAAGCAGTGTTGTGCAAAGCCCTTGGCCCGGCGCAAAACCTGGTCCTGGAAGAAGTCGCCAGCCCCGTGCCGAAAAAGAACGAGATCCTCCTCGACGTGCAGGCCGCCGGGGTCAACTTTCCCGACACCCTGATCATCGAAGGCAAGTACCAGTTCCAGCCGCCGCTGCCGTTCTCCCCTGGGGGCGAAGCCGCCGGCGTGGTCAGCGCCGTGGGTGAAAAAGCCGGCAACCTGAAGATCGGCGACCGGGTCATGGCCCTGACCGGCTGGGGCAGCTTTGCCGAACAAGTGGCGGTGCCGGCCTACAACGTATTGCCGATCCCGGCGCAGATGGACTTCACCACGGCGGCGGCCTTCGGCATGACCTACGGCACCTCGATGCATGCGCTCAGCCAGCGCGGCCAGCTCAAGGCCGGGGAAACCCTGCTGGTGCTGGGCGCCTCGGGCGGGGTTGGCCTGGCGGCGGTGGAAATCGGCAAGGCCATGGGCGCGCGGGTGATTGCCGCCGCCAGCAGCGCCGAGAAACTTGCCGTAGCCAAGGCGGCAGGCGCCGACGAGCTGATCAACTACAGCGAAACCAGCCTCAAGGACGAAATCAAGCGCCTGACCGGCGGCAACGGCGCCGATGTGATCTACGACCCGGTTGGCGGCGATCTGTTTGACCAGGCGGTGCGCGGCATTGCCTGGAATGGCCGGCTGCTGGTGGTCGGTTTTGCCAGCGGGCGCATCCCCGAGCTGCCAGTGAACCTGGCGCTACTCAAAGGTGCAGCGGTGCTCGGGGTGTTCTGGGGCGCCTTTGCCCAGCGCCAGCCGGCCGACAATGCGGCGAACTTCCAGCAGCTGTTTGCCTGGTTCGCCGAAGGCAAGCTCAAGCCGCTGGTATCGCAGACCTTCCCGCTGGCTGAAGCAGGTGCAGCCATCGAGATGCTGGGCCAGCGCAAGGCGGTGGGCAAGCTGGTGGTGACCATGGCCTGA
- a CDS encoding flagellar basal body-associated protein FliL → MKAWILMVLALMLPMAAMAEEAKEGEPKVSYISLSPPFVGNYALDGGPKLRVYKADVALRVNSDAAAAAVKHHEPLIRNQLVALFTQQNLEAMSNVEAKEKLRQEALKQVQQVLESEEGKPTVDDLLFNNLIVQ, encoded by the coding sequence GTGAAAGCGTGGATCTTGATGGTACTGGCGCTGATGCTGCCGATGGCGGCCATGGCCGAGGAAGCCAAGGAAGGGGAACCGAAGGTCTCCTACATTTCCCTGAGCCCGCCTTTTGTGGGCAATTACGCCCTTGATGGCGGGCCGAAGCTGCGCGTGTACAAGGCCGACGTGGCCCTGCGGGTCAACAGCGATGCCGCCGCCGCAGCGGTAAAGCATCATGAGCCGCTGATCCGCAACCAGCTGGTGGCGCTGTTCACCCAGCAGAACCTGGAGGCCATGAGTAACGTCGAGGCCAAGGAAAAACTGCGTCAGGAAGCTCTGAAGCAGGTCCAGCAGGTGCTCGAATCCGAAGAAGGCAAGCCGACCGTCGACGACCTGCTGTTCAACAACCTGATCGTCCAGTAA
- a CDS encoding ABC transporter permease: MHRLAHTLRLGLKELTSLRHDSVLLLFLLYAFSVAIYMPAAGSVIGVHNASVAIIDEDHSLVSRKLAEALQPPEFQHAVPLPYDQLDQALDSGRYTFVINVPVNFQTDLLAGRSPELQVNVDATAMSQAFMGAGYIGRIVERELLDYAKQGSATAGSPALLSARALFNPNLEGGWFLAVIQIVNNITILAIILTGTALLREREHGTLDHLLVLPLTALEIMLAKIASNALVVVLCTWVSLEVVVKGALGVPLAGSLGLFLAVTALYLFASTALGIFLATLARSTPQFGLLAIPVIIPMLLLSGGSTPLDSMPQWLQWVMQGSPSTHFVSLSAAILFRDAGLAVVWPDIAALAAIGLAFFAIALARFRRSLTS, translated from the coding sequence ATGCATCGTCTGGCACATACCCTGCGCCTGGGGCTCAAGGAGCTGACCAGCCTGCGCCACGACAGCGTGCTGCTGTTGTTCCTGCTGTACGCCTTCAGCGTGGCGATCTACATGCCGGCCGCAGGCTCGGTGATCGGCGTGCACAACGCCAGCGTGGCGATCATCGACGAAGACCACAGCCTGGTCTCGCGCAAGCTCGCCGAGGCCCTGCAACCACCGGAATTCCAGCACGCCGTGCCGCTGCCCTACGACCAGCTCGACCAGGCCCTGGACAGCGGCCGCTACACCTTCGTGATCAACGTACCGGTGAACTTCCAGACCGACCTGCTGGCCGGGCGCTCGCCCGAGCTGCAAGTCAACGTCGACGCCACGGCCATGAGCCAGGCGTTCATGGGCGCCGGTTACATCGGCAGGATCGTCGAGCGCGAGCTGCTCGACTATGCCAAGCAGGGCTCGGCTACCGCCGGCAGCCCGGCGCTGCTCAGTGCCCGGGCGTTGTTCAACCCCAACCTTGAGGGCGGCTGGTTTCTGGCAGTGATCCAGATCGTCAACAACATCACCATCCTGGCCATCATCCTCACCGGCACGGCACTGCTGCGCGAGCGCGAGCACGGCACCCTCGACCACCTGCTGGTGCTGCCGCTGACCGCGCTGGAAATCATGCTGGCAAAGATCGCCAGCAACGCCCTGGTGGTGGTGCTGTGCACCTGGGTATCGCTTGAGGTGGTCGTCAAGGGCGCGCTGGGTGTACCGCTGGCGGGATCGCTGGGGTTGTTCCTGGCGGTGACGGCGCTGTACCTGTTCGCCAGCACCGCATTGGGGATCTTCCTCGCCACCCTGGCGCGCTCAACCCCGCAATTCGGCCTGCTGGCGATTCCGGTGATCATCCCGATGCTGTTGCTGTCGGGCGGCAGCACGCCGCTGGACAGCATGCCGCAATGGCTGCAGTGGGTCATGCAGGGCTCGCCCTCGACCCACTTCGTCAGCCTCAGCGCGGCAATCCTGTTCCGTGACGCCGGGCTGGCAGTGGTCTGGCCAGACATCGCGGCGCTCGCCGCCATTGGCCTGGCCTTCTTCGCCATTGCCCTGGCGCGTTTTCGCCGCAGCCTGACCTCGTGA
- the rbbA gene encoding ribosome-associated ATPase/putative transporter RbbA translates to MSALALHAEGINHRYGGLNALQDIAFSLPAGTRCGLIGPDGAGKSSLLGLIAGVKKLQSGELQVLGGSIRQRRHRNSLYPRIAFMPQGLGGNLYPELSISENIRFFATLFGLGATECEQRMHNLLLATDLLRFAERPAGKLSGGMKQKLGLCCALIHEPDLLILDEPTTGVDPLSRRRFWELVEQVRQERPQLTLLVATAYMEEAEQFEHCLMLDRGRLIAAGLSEELAAATASHKLDDAFTHFQGDSQRSQQPLVIPPRDSGEAEIAIEAHELTLRFGDFTAVNKVSFAIGRGEIFGFLGSNGCGKTTTMKVLTGLMPASEGSATLLGRPVNAKDLATRKRVGFMSQSFSLYGELSVRQNLELHARLFDLPKADSGPRIAELIERFDLGAIADQQSGALPLGLRQRLSLAVAVLHRPEVLILDEPTSGVDPAARDDFWRLLIELSRDQGVTIFLSTHFMNEALRCDRISLMHAGKVLACDTPAALQQQFGGETLEDAFVTCLEQAQGASEAPTAPTQFDSPANTATQPLRHGFSLKRLVAVATREGKELLRDKVRLAFALLGALFMMVIFGYGISLDVENLAFAVYDQDQSPQSRAYLEAFRGSRYFAEQTPIRDAAQLHKRLQRSEIKLALEIPPGFGRDLHAGRQPVVAAWLDGGMPFRAETSRNYVEAVHQGNLEQLAALSSKARAGQTPVRLETRFRYNQDVVSVNAIGPGVMALILAFIPAMLTALGIVREKELGSITNFYATPLTRLEFLLGKQAPYLAVSLVNLALLVAMNHWLFGVPFKGSALALACGGVLYLLATTSLGLLISAFTRTQIAAILGTMIITSLPTIQFSGLIVPRSSLDGAAALMGQLFPAGYFLDIAVGTFTKALDLRELWPQCLALLGFFVGFTGLSLAMLKKQEV, encoded by the coding sequence ATGAGCGCGCTGGCGCTGCACGCCGAGGGCATCAACCACCGCTACGGCGGGCTGAACGCCCTGCAGGACATTGCCTTCAGCCTGCCGGCCGGCACCCGCTGCGGCCTGATCGGCCCGGACGGCGCCGGCAAGTCGAGCCTGCTCGGGCTGATCGCCGGGGTGAAGAAGCTGCAAAGCGGCGAACTGCAGGTGCTTGGCGGCTCGATCCGCCAGCGCCGCCATCGCAACAGCCTCTACCCGCGTATCGCCTTCATGCCCCAGGGGTTGGGCGGCAACCTTTACCCCGAGCTGTCGATCAGCGAGAACATCCGCTTCTTCGCCACCCTGTTCGGCCTTGGCGCCACGGAGTGCGAGCAGCGCATGCACAACCTGCTGCTGGCCACCGACCTGCTGCGCTTTGCCGAACGCCCGGCGGGCAAGTTGTCGGGCGGCATGAAGCAGAAGCTCGGCCTGTGCTGTGCGCTGATCCACGAACCGGACCTGCTGATCCTCGACGAACCCACCACTGGCGTCGACCCGCTGTCGCGCCGGCGCTTCTGGGAGCTGGTCGAGCAGGTGCGCCAGGAACGCCCGCAACTGACCCTGCTGGTCGCCACGGCCTACATGGAAGAGGCCGAACAGTTCGAACACTGTCTGATGCTCGATCGTGGCCGGCTGATTGCCGCAGGCTTGAGCGAAGAGCTGGCCGCAGCCACCGCCAGCCACAAGCTCGATGACGCCTTTACCCACTTTCAGGGCGACAGCCAGCGCAGCCAGCAGCCCCTGGTGATCCCGCCGCGCGATAGCGGCGAGGCCGAGATCGCTATCGAAGCCCATGAACTGACCTTGCGCTTTGGTGACTTCACCGCCGTGAACAAGGTCAGTTTCGCCATCGGCCGTGGCGAGATCTTCGGTTTTCTCGGCTCCAACGGCTGCGGCAAGACCACCACCATGAAGGTGCTCACCGGGCTGATGCCGGCCAGCGAGGGCAGCGCCACCCTGCTCGGTCGCCCGGTGAACGCCAAGGACCTGGCCACGCGTAAGCGCGTTGGCTTCATGTCCCAAAGCTTCTCGCTGTATGGCGAACTCAGCGTGCGGCAGAACCTTGAACTGCATGCGCGGCTGTTCGACCTGCCCAAGGCCGACAGCGGCCCGCGCATCGCCGAGCTGATCGAGCGTTTCGATCTGGGCGCCATCGCCGACCAGCAGTCCGGCGCCCTGCCCCTGGGTTTGCGCCAGCGCCTGTCGCTGGCAGTGGCGGTACTGCACCGTCCGGAAGTGCTGATCCTCGACGAGCCCACCTCAGGTGTGGACCCGGCAGCGCGCGACGACTTCTGGCGCCTGCTGATCGAGCTGTCGCGCGATCAGGGGGTGACGATCTTCCTCTCTACTCATTTCATGAACGAGGCCCTGCGCTGCGACCGGATCTCCCTAATGCATGCCGGCAAGGTCCTGGCCTGCGACACCCCGGCGGCGCTGCAGCAGCAGTTCGGCGGTGAAACCCTGGAAGATGCCTTCGTCACCTGCCTGGAACAGGCCCAGGGCGCCAGCGAAGCGCCAACGGCCCCAACCCAGTTCGACAGCCCGGCCAATACAGCAACGCAACCCCTGCGCCATGGCTTCAGCCTCAAGCGCCTGGTCGCCGTCGCCACCCGCGAAGGCAAGGAACTGCTGCGCGACAAAGTGCGCCTGGCGTTCGCCCTGCTTGGCGCGCTGTTCATGATGGTGATCTTCGGCTACGGCATCTCCCTGGACGTGGAAAACCTCGCTTTCGCCGTTTATGACCAGGACCAGAGCCCGCAAAGCCGCGCTTATCTTGAAGCCTTCCGCGGCTCGCGCTACTTCGCCGAACAGACGCCGATTCGCGATGCCGCACAGTTACACAAACGCCTGCAGCGCTCGGAAATCAAGCTGGCCCTGGAGATTCCACCAGGTTTTGGTCGCGATCTGCACGCCGGTCGCCAGCCGGTGGTAGCAGCCTGGCTGGACGGCGGCATGCCATTTCGCGCCGAGACCAGCCGTAACTATGTCGAAGCCGTGCACCAGGGCAACCTCGAACAACTGGCGGCGCTGAGCAGCAAGGCCCGGGCCGGGCAAACTCCAGTGCGCCTGGAAACCCGCTTTCGCTACAACCAGGACGTGGTCAGCGTCAACGCCATCGGCCCCGGGGTCATGGCGCTGATCCTGGCGTTCATTCCGGCAATGCTCACCGCACTGGGCATCGTGCGCGAAAAAGAGCTGGGCTCGATCACCAACTTCTATGCCACGCCCCTGACCCGCCTGGAGTTCCTGCTCGGCAAACAGGCGCCCTACCTGGCGGTAAGCCTGGTCAACCTGGCGCTGCTGGTAGCAATGAACCACTGGCTGTTCGGCGTGCCGTTCAAGGGCAGCGCCCTGGCCCTGGCCTGCGGCGGCGTGCTCTACCTGCTGGCGACCACCAGCCTGGGCCTGCTGATCTCGGCGTTCACCCGCACGCAGATCGCCGCGATCCTCGGCACCATGATCATCACCAGCCTGCCGACCATTCAGTTCTCCGGGCTGATCGTGCCGCGTTCCTCGCTCGATGGCGCGGCGGCCTTGATGGGCCAGTTGTTCCCGGCCGGTTACTTTCTCGATATCGCCGTCGGCACCTTTACCAAAGCCCTGGACCTGCGCGAACTCTGGCCCCAGTGCCTGGCGCTGCTGGGCTTCTTTGTCGGTTTCACTGGCCTGAGTCTGGCCATGCTGAAGAAGCAGGAGGTCTGA
- a CDS encoding biotin/lipoyl-binding protein — protein MSQHAPKFFAGALIALLLAAGGLGYWKSLHDRLPEGLSMGNGRLEATEVQIASKIPGRLAEVLVDEGDTVKQGQLLARIDTRTLEAQRNQAEAEVLRARENYSAAQATVQLRQSEQLLASQELKRVREIFQRKYASQQLLDQQQARYDTSNSAVVAARAQLAAIKAAIGAAEAQVAQLTSEIDDSSLRAPINGVIQLRLAEPGEVLGAGGRVLMLIDPSDQYMNLYLPASTTGRLTVGDQARIVLDALPDRALPAKIAFVAAKAQFTPKQVETRDERQKLVFRVKLRLTEPSAVPQAKPGMPGAGYVRTADVDWPANLQ, from the coding sequence ATGAGCCAACACGCCCCGAAATTCTTCGCCGGTGCCTTGATCGCCCTGCTCCTGGCCGCGGGTGGCCTGGGCTACTGGAAGTCCCTGCATGACCGCCTGCCCGAAGGCCTGAGCATGGGCAACGGCAGGCTCGAAGCCACCGAAGTGCAGATCGCCAGCAAGATCCCCGGGCGCCTGGCCGAGGTGCTGGTCGACGAAGGCGATACCGTCAAGCAGGGCCAGTTGCTCGCCCGCATCGACACCCGCACCCTCGAAGCCCAGCGCAACCAGGCCGAAGCCGAAGTGCTACGGGCCCGGGAAAACTACTCCGCCGCCCAGGCCACGGTGCAATTGCGCCAGAGCGAACAACTGCTGGCCAGCCAGGAGCTCAAGCGCGTCCGCGAGATCTTCCAGCGCAAATATGCCAGCCAGCAGCTGCTCGACCAGCAGCAGGCCCGCTACGACACCAGCAACTCCGCCGTGGTCGCCGCCCGCGCGCAACTGGCGGCAATCAAGGCCGCCATCGGCGCCGCTGAAGCCCAGGTGGCACAGCTGACCAGCGAAATCGACGACAGCAGCCTGCGCGCGCCAATCAACGGCGTGATCCAGCTGCGCCTGGCCGAGCCAGGTGAAGTGCTCGGTGCCGGCGGCCGCGTGCTGATGCTGATCGACCCCAGCGACCAGTACATGAACCTTTACCTGCCCGCCTCCACGACCGGCCGCCTGACCGTCGGCGACCAGGCGCGCATCGTTCTCGACGCCCTGCCCGACCGGGCCTTGCCGGCGAAGATCGCCTTCGTCGCGGCCAAGGCGCAGTTCACCCCCAAGCAGGTGGAAACCCGTGACGAGCGCCAGAAGCTGGTGTTCCGGGTCAAGCTGCGCCTGACCGAACCAAGCGCCGTGCCCCAGGCCAAACCCGGCATGCCGGGCGCAGGCTATGTGCGCACCGCTGATGTGGACTGGCCGGCCAACCTGCAATGA
- a CDS encoding EVE domain-containing protein, which translates to MAYWLMKSEPDELSIKDLARLGEARWDGVRNYQARNFLRAMAVGEQFFFYHSSCPEPGIAGIARISAAAYPDPTALDPQSHYFDAKANDAKNPWSAVDVAHVETFGRVLQLGYLKQQTALAELALVQKGSRLSVMPVTAEQWAAVLALR; encoded by the coding sequence ATGGCCTACTGGCTGATGAAATCCGAGCCCGACGAACTCTCGATCAAGGACCTCGCGCGGCTGGGCGAAGCGCGCTGGGATGGCGTGCGCAACTACCAGGCGCGCAATTTCTTGCGTGCCATGGCAGTCGGTGAGCAGTTCTTCTTCTACCACTCCAGTTGCCCGGAGCCGGGCATTGCCGGCATTGCCCGCATCAGTGCCGCAGCCTATCCCGACCCCACTGCACTCGACCCGCAAAGCCACTACTTCGACGCCAAGGCCAACGACGCCAAGAACCCCTGGAGCGCTGTCGATGTCGCCCATGTCGAAACCTTCGGCAGGGTCCTGCAACTGGGCTACCTCAAGCAGCAAACCGCCCTTGCCGAACTGGCGCTGGTACAGAAGGGCAGCCGCCTTTCAGTGATGCCGGTGACCGCCGAACAGTGGGCAGCGGTACTCGCACTGCGTTAA
- a CDS encoding 5-formyltetrahydrofolate cyclo-ligase translates to MTDTAPLTRPQLRRLLRDARRALTPAEQRQAARGLYRQLAQHPLFRRARHIALYLPNDCEIDPRLLMREAQRRGKRTYLPVLHAWPKTKMVFQRIEAGEKLRRNRFRIPEPHISLARQRPIWALDLILLPLVGFDEVGGRLGMGGGFYDRSLAYQARRKAWKKPLLLGLAHECQKVERLAQASWDVPLQGTVSDRGWYLAINAVAD, encoded by the coding sequence ATGACCGACACCGCGCCGCTGACCCGCCCCCAACTTCGCCGCCTGCTTCGCGATGCCCGCCGTGCCCTGACGCCGGCCGAACAACGCCAGGCAGCCCGTGGCCTGTACCGTCAGCTGGCGCAGCATCCGTTGTTTCGCCGGGCCCGGCACATCGCCCTGTACCTGCCCAATGATTGCGAGATCGACCCGCGCCTGCTGATGCGTGAAGCCCAGCGCCGTGGCAAACGCACCTACCTGCCGGTACTGCACGCCTGGCCAAAAACCAAGATGGTGTTCCAGCGCATCGAAGCCGGCGAGAAGCTGCGGCGCAACCGCTTTCGCATCCCCGAGCCGCACATCAGCCTGGCCCGGCAACGACCGATCTGGGCGCTGGACCTGATCCTGCTACCGCTGGTGGGTTTTGATGAAGTGGGTGGCCGGCTGGGCATGGGCGGCGGTTTCTATGACCGCAGCCTGGCCTATCAGGCCCGCCGCAAGGCCTGGAAAAAACCCTTGCTGCTGGGCCTGGCGCATGAATGCCAGAAGGTCGAACGACTGGCGCAAGCCAGCTGGGATGTGCCGCTGCAGGGGACGGTCTCGGACCGTGGCTGGTACCTGGCTATCAACGCTGTTGCGGATTGA
- a CDS encoding cell division protein ZapA: MSSSNSVTVQILDKEYSIICPPEERSNLVSAARYLDGKMREIRSSGKVIGADRIAVMAALNITHDLLHNQERPQATGTGVNREQVRDLLERVDSALADDQDSNKG; encoded by the coding sequence ATGAGCTCAAGCAATAGCGTCACTGTTCAGATTCTCGACAAAGAATATTCGATCATCTGTCCGCCGGAAGAACGCAGCAACCTGGTCAGCGCCGCGCGCTACCTGGATGGCAAGATGCGCGAAATCCGCAGCAGCGGCAAAGTCATCGGTGCCGACCGCATCGCCGTGATGGCTGCGCTGAACATTACCCACGACCTGCTGCACAACCAGGAACGCCCGCAAGCGACCGGCACTGGCGTCAACCGTGAACAGGTGCGCGACCTGCTTGAACGCGTCGATAGCGCACTGGCCGACGATCAAGATTCAAATAAGGGTTGA